The Gemmata palustris genome includes a region encoding these proteins:
- the bfr gene encoding bacterioferritin produces MQGNQTVIDALNRALTIELTAINQYFCQAKMCKNWGFMKLAHKHYEESIGEMKHAEKIIDRVLFLEGTPEIARYDVIRVGTDVKEQFENDLKLETGGVTAYNELVDLCIKVKDNGTHKLALEILADSEEHVDWLETQLGLIKAVSLERYLAEQIAGDEDGE; encoded by the coding sequence ATGCAAGGCAACCAAACCGTTATTGACGCGCTAAACCGCGCACTCACCATCGAACTGACCGCGATCAACCAGTACTTCTGCCAGGCGAAGATGTGCAAGAACTGGGGCTTCATGAAGTTGGCACACAAACACTACGAGGAATCGATCGGCGAAATGAAGCACGCCGAGAAGATCATCGATCGCGTGCTATTCCTGGAAGGAACTCCGGAAATTGCCCGGTACGATGTGATCCGCGTCGGGACCGATGTGAAAGAGCAGTTCGAGAACGACCTGAAGCTCGAGACCGGCGGCGTAACGGCTTACAACGAACTCGTTGACCTCTGCATTAAAGTGAAGGACAACGGGACGCACAAGCTCGCGCTCGAAATCCTGGCGGATTCCGAAGAGCACGTGGACTGGTTGGAAACGCAGTTGGGTCTGATCAAAGCGGTGAGTCTGGAGCGCTACTTGGCGGAGCAGATTGCCGGGGACGAAGACGGAGAGTAA
- a CDS encoding DoxX family protein translates to MLTTKIALKWLLGVLFVAAGLNHFWKPEFYVKIMPPYMPWHYELVLISGAFEILGGIGLLVPYLTVPAAWGLVALLVAVFPANLYMALKPEVGAEMFPNLPPAVWWVRLPFQVVFIAWAYWFTRK, encoded by the coding sequence ATGCTCACGACCAAAATCGCGCTGAAGTGGTTACTCGGCGTGTTGTTCGTCGCCGCGGGACTGAACCACTTTTGGAAGCCCGAGTTTTATGTGAAGATCATGCCACCATACATGCCGTGGCACTATGAACTCGTGCTGATTAGCGGCGCGTTCGAGATCCTCGGCGGGATCGGCCTCCTGGTTCCGTACCTCACGGTTCCGGCCGCGTGGGGGCTCGTCGCGTTACTGGTCGCGGTGTTCCCCGCGAACCTCTACATGGCCCTGAAACCGGAAGTCGGCGCCGAGATGTTCCCAAATTTGCCGCCCGCCGTATGGTGGGTACGGTTACCGTTCCAAGTCGTGTTTATCGCGTGGGCGTACTGGTTCACGCGCAAGTAA
- a CDS encoding DUF6941 family protein: protein MNGPEPVVLAVVLCDAVHTDHATGKRTLLGTFSRINASHFPVTHPRMAVYVCLTECHGDLPLTFRIADASDDRAIFEASNVIEVGDPLAVVELDIQLGALTFPEPGEYRVQILSNGPPLMERRLLVVPIAIPDHAPEGG, encoded by the coding sequence ATGAACGGACCCGAACCAGTTGTCCTGGCGGTAGTGCTCTGTGATGCGGTGCATACGGACCACGCGACGGGCAAGAGAACCTTGCTCGGTACGTTCTCCCGAATCAACGCATCTCATTTTCCCGTGACGCACCCGCGAATGGCGGTCTATGTTTGCTTAACCGAGTGCCACGGTGACCTACCCCTGACGTTCCGCATCGCCGACGCGAGCGACGACCGGGCGATATTCGAGGCATCGAACGTGATCGAGGTAGGCGACCCGTTAGCGGTCGTTGAGCTGGACATCCAACTCGGGGCGCTCACGTTCCCCGAGCCCGGCGAGTACCGAGTTCAGATTCTCTCGAACGGGCCACCGCTCATGGAACGGCGGCTGCTCGTGGTTCCCATAGCTATTCCGGATCACGCACCAGAGGGCGGGTAG
- a CDS encoding glycosyltransferase — protein MSALLAPRPMLHAPARVTATDPVRVCFMIDRLSRAGTETQLLALVRELDRARVRPTLVLLDGEDDLSRTLEPANCSVIRLGVRKLFSGRAVTAAKRLRAFWREHRPEVLQTYFLDAAYLGAPLAKMCGIRTVLRVRNNLGYWLTRKHRVMNRMLRPFVDLTLTNTDAGRDALVEGDGVPRARVAVLPNGVDTGRFKRFLLPDTSKRVVRVGCVANLRPVKNIDGLMRTARAALERFPQLVFEVAGDGEQRAELAALHAELGLGNRFVLRGSVSDVPGFLRGVDIAVLPSHSEGMSNALLEYMAAGRAVIATDVGANARVLDGGKCGVVVPAGDSAAVVSAIGELLANPLRAAGYGAAARRRVGTEYSREAMTKRFEAFYGELAGR, from the coding sequence ATGTCCGCACTACTCGCACCGCGTCCCATGCTCCACGCACCCGCCCGGGTCACCGCGACCGACCCCGTTCGCGTCTGCTTCATGATCGACCGGCTGAGTCGCGCCGGGACCGAAACGCAGCTCCTCGCGCTCGTTCGCGAACTCGATCGCGCGCGCGTGCGGCCGACCCTCGTGTTGCTCGACGGTGAAGACGACCTCTCGCGCACGCTCGAGCCGGCCAACTGTTCCGTCATCAGACTCGGGGTGCGGAAGCTCTTCAGTGGGCGAGCTGTGACCGCGGCGAAACGGCTCCGCGCGTTCTGGCGCGAGCACCGGCCCGAGGTCCTCCAAACGTACTTCCTCGACGCCGCGTACCTCGGCGCGCCGCTCGCCAAAATGTGCGGCATCCGAACCGTGCTCCGCGTGCGGAACAACCTCGGTTACTGGCTCACGCGCAAGCACCGCGTGATGAACCGGATGCTGCGCCCGTTCGTGGACCTGACGCTCACGAACACGGACGCGGGTCGGGACGCGCTCGTTGAAGGGGACGGCGTCCCGCGCGCCCGCGTGGCCGTGCTCCCGAACGGCGTCGATACGGGGCGCTTCAAGCGGTTCCTGCTCCCGGACACCTCGAAGCGCGTCGTGCGCGTCGGGTGCGTCGCGAACCTGCGCCCGGTGAAGAACATCGACGGCCTGATGCGGACCGCGCGCGCCGCGCTCGAGCGGTTCCCGCAGTTGGTGTTCGAGGTGGCCGGGGACGGCGAGCAGCGCGCGGAACTCGCGGCCCTGCACGCGGAACTCGGGCTCGGGAACCGCTTCGTCCTGCGCGGCTCGGTGTCGGACGTACCCGGCTTCCTTCGGGGCGTGGACATCGCCGTTCTCCCGTCCCACTCCGAGGGCATGTCGAACGCGCTGCTCGAGTACATGGCCGCCGGGCGCGCGGTGATCGCGACCGACGTCGGTGCGAACGCCCGCGTGCTCGACGGGGGCAAGTGCGGCGTGGTTGTTCCTGCGGGCGATTCGGCCGCAGTGGTGAGTGCCATTGGGGAACTGCTCGCGAACCCGCTCCGCGCTGCGGGTTACGGGGCCGCGGCGCGCCGGCGCGTGGGGACCGAGTACAGTCGCGAGGCTATGACGAAGCGGTTCGAGGCCTTCTATGGTGAACTTGCTGGCCGGTGA
- a CDS encoding DUF1501 domain-containing protein, which yields MHSLDLTRRQFFGTSGLQIGGLAMALLAGNRANGAAPKAVAPVHPPLPGFPHHAPKAKAVIYLHLNGGPSQLDTWDHKPKLIDQFDKDLPESVRKGQRITTMTSGQSRLPVAPSMFKFSQHGKCGMWASELLPHTAKWVDEIALVKSVHTNAINHDPACTFVMTGSEVPGKPSIGSWLSYGLGSASNDLPAFVVFTPYWSSGAAAQALFSRMWASGFLPGKYSGVALRSVGDPVLYVQNPDGVSEASRRAMLDTLGALNKKSFDKYGDPETLTRTSAYEMAFRMQTSVPDLTDLSKEPAKTLEMYGPDVKKPGSFAASALLARRLVERGVRAVQILHRGWDQHGNLPGEIRSQCKDTDQPTAALLADLKQKGLLDSTLVVCGGEFGRTVYSQGGLSKTNYGRDHHPRNFCMWLAGGGIKGGQVYGETDDFSYNVTEKPAHVNDINATVLHLMGIDHAKFTYKFQGLDQRLTGVEEQHVIKDLIA from the coding sequence ATGCACTCTCTCGACCTTACGCGCCGGCAGTTCTTCGGTACCTCAGGGTTACAGATCGGTGGGCTGGCGATGGCGCTACTCGCGGGGAACCGCGCGAACGGCGCTGCACCAAAGGCGGTTGCTCCCGTTCACCCGCCGCTACCGGGGTTCCCGCACCACGCGCCGAAGGCCAAGGCCGTTATTTACCTCCACCTGAACGGCGGACCGAGCCAGCTCGATACCTGGGACCACAAGCCCAAACTCATCGACCAGTTCGACAAGGACTTGCCGGAAAGCGTCCGCAAGGGCCAGCGCATCACCACCATGACCAGCGGGCAGTCGCGTCTGCCGGTCGCGCCCTCAATGTTCAAGTTTTCGCAGCACGGAAAGTGCGGGATGTGGGCAAGTGAGCTACTGCCGCACACCGCAAAGTGGGTCGACGAGATCGCACTCGTGAAGTCCGTTCACACGAACGCGATCAACCACGACCCGGCCTGCACGTTCGTGATGACCGGGAGCGAAGTGCCCGGCAAGCCGAGCATCGGCTCGTGGCTGTCCTACGGGTTGGGGAGCGCGAGTAACGACCTGCCCGCGTTCGTGGTGTTTACGCCGTACTGGAGTTCCGGCGCTGCAGCACAAGCGCTGTTCTCGCGCATGTGGGCCAGCGGGTTCCTGCCGGGCAAGTACAGCGGCGTCGCACTTCGTAGCGTGGGCGACCCGGTTCTGTACGTCCAGAACCCCGACGGTGTCAGCGAAGCGAGCCGCCGCGCGATGCTCGATACGCTCGGCGCGCTGAACAAGAAGAGTTTCGACAAGTACGGCGACCCGGAGACGCTCACGCGGACGTCCGCCTACGAGATGGCGTTCCGGATGCAGACGAGCGTACCCGACCTCACCGACCTCTCGAAGGAACCGGCGAAGACGCTCGAAATGTACGGTCCGGATGTGAAGAAACCCGGGTCGTTCGCGGCCAGCGCGCTCCTCGCACGCCGACTGGTGGAGCGCGGGGTGCGCGCGGTGCAGATCCTTCACCGCGGGTGGGACCAGCACGGTAATTTGCCCGGCGAGATCCGTTCGCAGTGCAAGGACACGGACCAACCGACGGCCGCGCTGCTCGCGGATCTGAAGCAGAAGGGATTGCTCGACAGTACGCTCGTGGTCTGTGGCGGCGAGTTCGGGCGCACGGTATATAGCCAGGGCGGGCTGTCCAAGACGAACTACGGCCGCGACCACCACCCGCGGAACTTCTGTATGTGGCTCGCCGGTGGCGGGATCAAGGGCGGGCAGGTCTACGGCGAGACTGACGACTTCAGTTACAACGTGACCGAGAAGCCGGCCCACGTGAACGACATCAACGCGACCGTTCTGCACCTGATGGGGATCGATCACGCGAAGTTCACGTACAAGTTCCAGGGGCTCGACCAGCGGCTCACGGGTGTCGAGGAGCAGCACGTTATCAAGGACTTGATCGCGTGA
- a CDS encoding di-heme oxidoredictase family protein yields the protein MLRLSLAGQRRLIYSIVLGSATIGTYWGFFSDGLPIIWGPSARASEVAQGRELFEHEWTPNDPLAHGDGLGPVFNARSCASCHFQGGLGGAGGNEHNATSFEVLPRPGDLTFINGTVHNFSTEPTLKETERKLRQLYPVIKGRTFQTGSPGCFTTTTIPDFDPVHTQSVQTTALFGAGWIDMISDRAILRNERNRGLRVAAKEMSLNFDNIPVGRARRVAGGIGKFGWKAQFATLEEFVAAACANELGLGTPSTEQVKPLTGASPPATPDLDKKQFRSLLAFVKTLPKPVAVVGDASAEHGKEVFATIGCAVCHVPDMGGVKGVYSDFLLYTLEDPPPTGGSGDYSSGPPPQLQLPERPDHEPKPNEWKTPALWGVADSAPYLHDGSAPTLRDAVMKHRGDAKSVSEKYKTLAADDQAAVLAFLGTLKAPGDAPHLSNPAVTKLDRK from the coding sequence ATGCTCCGCCTTTCGCTCGCAGGCCAGCGCCGACTGATTTATTCGATCGTCCTCGGAAGCGCGACAATCGGCACGTATTGGGGGTTCTTCTCGGACGGGCTCCCCATCATCTGGGGGCCATCGGCCCGCGCATCAGAAGTGGCTCAGGGGCGCGAACTGTTCGAGCACGAGTGGACCCCGAACGACCCGCTCGCACACGGAGACGGTCTCGGCCCGGTCTTCAACGCGCGCTCGTGTGCCTCGTGTCACTTCCAGGGCGGGTTGGGCGGCGCGGGCGGGAACGAGCACAACGCGACCAGTTTCGAGGTGCTCCCCAGGCCCGGCGATCTCACATTCATAAACGGTACCGTCCACAACTTCAGTACCGAACCGACTCTGAAGGAGACCGAGCGGAAACTACGACAGCTATACCCCGTTATCAAGGGCCGGACGTTTCAAACGGGCAGCCCGGGGTGCTTCACCACGACCACCATTCCCGATTTCGATCCGGTTCACACGCAATCCGTGCAAACGACGGCCCTGTTCGGCGCGGGCTGGATCGACATGATTTCCGATCGCGCCATTCTGCGGAACGAGCGCAACCGCGGGCTCCGCGTGGCCGCGAAGGAAATGAGCCTGAACTTCGACAACATCCCGGTCGGTCGGGCGCGCCGCGTCGCGGGCGGGATCGGCAAGTTCGGATGGAAGGCGCAGTTCGCCACGCTCGAAGAGTTCGTCGCGGCCGCGTGCGCGAACGAACTCGGCCTCGGTACACCTTCAACGGAACAGGTGAAACCACTCACAGGTGCCAGTCCCCCTGCTACCCCTGATCTCGACAAAAAGCAGTTCCGGTCACTTTTAGCGTTCGTGAAGACGTTGCCCAAGCCGGTCGCGGTAGTCGGCGATGCTTCGGCCGAGCACGGGAAGGAAGTCTTCGCCACAATCGGGTGCGCCGTCTGTCACGTTCCCGATATGGGTGGCGTGAAGGGCGTGTACAGCGACTTCTTGCTATACACTTTGGAAGACCCGCCGCCGACGGGCGGGAGTGGCGATTACAGTTCCGGTCCGCCCCCGCAATTACAACTCCCCGAGCGCCCGGACCACGAACCGAAGCCGAACGAGTGGAAAACTCCCGCTCTGTGGGGGGTGGCGGATTCCGCGCCGTACCTGCACGACGGCTCCGCACCGACACTGCGCGACGCGGTCATGAAGCACCGCGGGGACGCCAAGAGCGTGAGCGAGAAGTACAAAACCCTTGCCGCGGACGACCAGGCGGCGGTGCTCGCGTTCCTCGGAACGCTCAAGGCCCCGGGTGATGCGCCGCACTTGAGTAACCCCGCCGTTACCAAATTGGACCGGAAGTGA
- a CDS encoding transposase yields MPSSHTPAPRCHWFSTLAKALDPRSGRRLAVLFLGIILTRGRRTLAGWIRAAGLSPQYRRCYATAAAVGRRTERIAMRLLVEVLKPMVAVAPRVVLALDDTPTERYGPKVRGAGAPQPDTRAGRGPFVYGTCGWSSGCWWDTPSGDCGPPLLARLYIRRKDLRAIPGRTGPSSQPSW; encoded by the coding sequence ATGCCATCTTCGCATACTCCGGCCCCTCGGTGCCACTGGTTTTCAACCCTGGCCAAGGCTCTGGACCCGCGGTCCGGGCGGCGGCTCGCGGTCCTGTTCCTCGGGATCATCCTGACCCGCGGGCGCCGCACCCTCGCGGGTTGGATCCGGGCCGCCGGGCTGTCGCCCCAGTACCGCCGGTGCTACGCCACGGCCGCGGCCGTGGGGCGCCGCACCGAGCGTATCGCCATGCGGTTGTTGGTCGAGGTTCTCAAGCCCATGGTGGCCGTTGCGCCTCGGGTGGTGCTGGCCCTCGACGACACCCCGACGGAGCGGTACGGGCCCAAGGTTCGAGGGGCCGGGGCACCACAACCCGACACCCGGGCCGGCCGGGGCCCGTTCGTGTACGGCACGTGTGGGTGGTCCTCGGGTTGTTGGTGGGACACCCCCTCGGGGGATTGTGGCCCTCCCCTGTTGGCCCGCCTGTACATCCGCCGCAAAGATCTCAGGGCCATCCCGGGCCGGACCGGCCCGAGTTCGCAACCAAGTTGGTGA
- a CDS encoding carboxymuconolactone decarboxylase family protein, translating to MGHSEMLLAVAGVKQEDLKALTKKLASGDWSSFPKAQQSAFGLAYKMSKEPSSITDADRAALVDVFGRERTVDLIYYIGWCNYMTRIADAFQLPLEKENPFAPPPKKDDKK from the coding sequence ATGGGCCACAGCGAAATGCTGCTCGCGGTCGCGGGCGTCAAGCAAGAAGACCTGAAGGCCCTGACGAAGAAGCTAGCGAGCGGGGACTGGTCCTCGTTCCCGAAGGCGCAACAATCGGCGTTCGGGCTGGCGTACAAGATGAGCAAGGAGCCCTCATCGATCACGGACGCGGACCGGGCCGCGCTGGTCGACGTGTTCGGCCGCGAGCGCACGGTCGATCTGATTTACTACATCGGGTGGTGCAACTACATGACGCGGATCGCGGATGCGTTCCAGTTGCCGCTCGAAAAAGAGAACCCGTTCGCTCCGCCGCCGAAGAAGGACGACAAGAAGTAA
- a CDS encoding carboxymuconolactone decarboxylase family protein, translated as MRRFIVPGLLVFACAVSASAQPTKTVPPLPMLPEEAAWDKLPPQKKPSLPEWAKRFAGPLPKTTAKMLELDYLHREKNPLGSRFAARIRWTVADALNSKYGRDTAKADLDRAEPVPQPLTDDEVAALAFARKLTLAGHAITDNEFAALLKRFTPEQVTAIVHTVACANFQNRVTLALGVRGEDPIALPVATKFDLDAAKLKAPDRPPWDDLKSVKADGISVRVEWGKDGFDEINASLDRQKERTLRVPLPDDAVIEKLPPRERDSAKKILWNTVSAGYQPELTRAWFACLSAYYEEAKVDRVFTNSVFWVVTRTNDCFY; from the coding sequence ATGCGCCGGTTCATTGTTCCCGGTCTCCTCGTATTCGCGTGCGCGGTGTCCGCGTCGGCACAGCCCACGAAGACCGTACCGCCGCTCCCGATGCTGCCCGAGGAGGCCGCGTGGGACAAACTCCCACCCCAAAAGAAGCCCTCACTACCAGAGTGGGCAAAGCGGTTCGCGGGTCCGTTACCGAAAACGACCGCGAAGATGCTCGAACTCGATTACCTGCACCGCGAGAAGAACCCGCTCGGTTCGCGGTTCGCGGCCCGAATCCGGTGGACTGTCGCCGACGCACTCAACAGTAAGTACGGGCGCGACACAGCAAAGGCCGATCTCGACCGCGCCGAACCGGTCCCACAACCTCTTACCGACGACGAAGTCGCGGCGCTCGCTTTTGCGAGAAAGCTAACACTCGCGGGCCACGCGATCACCGACAACGAGTTCGCCGCACTGCTCAAGCGATTCACTCCCGAGCAGGTGACCGCGATCGTTCACACTGTGGCCTGTGCCAACTTCCAAAATCGCGTCACACTCGCGCTCGGAGTGAGAGGTGAAGACCCGATCGCGCTGCCGGTCGCCACAAAGTTCGATCTCGATGCCGCGAAACTCAAGGCACCCGACCGGCCGCCCTGGGACGACCTGAAATCGGTGAAGGCCGACGGGATCTCGGTCCGCGTCGAGTGGGGCAAGGACGGTTTCGACGAGATCAACGCCTCGCTGGACCGGCAAAAAGAACGCACGCTCCGCGTTCCGCTCCCCGACGACGCGGTGATCGAGAAGTTGCCGCCGCGCGAGCGCGATTCCGCGAAGAAAATTCTCTGGAACACCGTCAGCGCCGGGTACCAGCCGGAACTGACGCGGGCGTGGTTCGCGTGCCTCTCGGCGTACTACGAGGAGGCCAAGGTCGATCGCGTGTTCACCAACTCCGTGTTCTGGGTGGTGACGCGGACCAACGACTGCTTCTACTGA
- a CDS encoding (2Fe-2S)-binding protein, translated as MELSQTAEECAGSCRSCATVGSCPDRVVCRCLGVTEQAIVTAIVALGLRTVKEVRQATEAGDGCTCCHRELNAYLAVYSPSSSPAICSAK; from the coding sequence ATGGAATTGAGCCAAACGGCGGAGGAATGCGCCGGCTCGTGTCGCAGTTGCGCGACCGTCGGGAGTTGCCCCGACCGGGTCGTATGCCGCTGCCTCGGAGTAACGGAGCAGGCGATCGTTACCGCCATCGTTGCCCTCGGACTGCGCACGGTTAAAGAGGTGCGCCAGGCGACCGAAGCCGGCGACGGATGCACCTGCTGCCACCGCGAACTGAACGCCTACCTCGCCGTTTACTCTCCGTCTTCGTCCCCGGCAATCTGCTCCGCCAAGTAG
- the mug gene encoding G/U mismatch-specific DNA glycosylase: MTPAPRPTPAQLRAAKNKTVPDVIAPGLRVLFCGINPGLYTAAIGHHFGRPGNRFWPTLHAAGFTSRLLDPSEELELLPLGYGITNVVARATVGADELAKKEIIAGGEILSAKVREFAPQYLAILGIGAYRTAFAQLKATVGLQPDAIGGTRVWVLPNPSGLNAHYQGKDLVKLFRQLRDAAR; this comes from the coding sequence GTGACTCCAGCGCCTCGGCCCACGCCCGCACAACTGCGGGCCGCGAAAAACAAAACCGTGCCGGACGTGATCGCACCGGGGTTGCGTGTGCTGTTCTGCGGCATCAACCCCGGCCTCTACACGGCCGCCATCGGCCACCATTTCGGGCGCCCCGGCAACCGCTTCTGGCCCACACTGCACGCGGCCGGGTTCACGTCGCGTTTGCTCGATCCCAGCGAAGAACTCGAACTACTACCGCTCGGCTACGGCATCACAAACGTGGTCGCGCGCGCCACCGTCGGTGCGGACGAACTGGCGAAAAAGGAAATCATCGCGGGCGGCGAAATCCTGAGCGCAAAGGTGCGAGAGTTTGCTCCGCAGTACCTCGCGATCCTGGGCATCGGAGCCTACCGCACTGCGTTCGCGCAGCTCAAAGCCACCGTTGGGCTTCAACCGGATGCTATCGGCGGAACCCGCGTCTGGGTGCTACCGAACCCCAGCGGGCTGAACGCGCACTACCAGGGCAAAGATCTGGTGAAGCTCTTTCGCCAACTCCGCGACGCGGCCCGGTAA
- a CDS encoding glycosyltransferase has product MNLVHLTASTFFGGPERQMLGLALALPEFVRTTFSTFSEGGRGGAFLSEVRAHGFATAPLKNDFPKVFAAVREVSELLRATACDVLICHGYKAHVLGRLAARRVGVPAVAVSRGWTGETRKVRAYEWIDRRHMQFMDHVVCVSEGQAEKVRRWCRVPSNRLTVIRNSARLGAFERVDPGARARLVGFFGHDTGVSQIIVGAGRFSPEKGFGVLVEAARSIIAESPSTGVVLFGEGQLRGELEHRIAELGLTGRVVLPGFRTDLDALISNADVVVLPSYTEGLPNVALEASAAGVPVVATAVGGTPEAIADNINGFLVPPGSPADLANKVGELLRDAPLRARFGAAGRARMRELFTFEAQATAYLRLLNTLRPTPAEVVA; this is encoded by the coding sequence ATGAACCTCGTTCACCTTACCGCCAGCACGTTCTTCGGTGGCCCGGAGCGCCAGATGCTCGGGCTGGCGCTCGCGCTCCCCGAATTCGTGCGCACCACGTTCAGTACGTTCTCCGAGGGCGGGCGCGGTGGCGCGTTCCTCAGCGAAGTGCGCGCGCACGGTTTCGCGACCGCTCCGCTCAAGAACGACTTTCCCAAGGTGTTCGCGGCCGTTCGTGAAGTGTCCGAACTGCTCCGCGCCACCGCGTGTGATGTGCTCATCTGTCACGGCTACAAGGCTCATGTACTCGGTCGGCTCGCGGCGCGCCGCGTGGGGGTGCCCGCGGTCGCGGTGTCGCGCGGGTGGACCGGTGAAACGCGCAAAGTGCGGGCCTATGAGTGGATCGACCGCCGGCACATGCAGTTCATGGACCACGTCGTATGCGTGTCGGAGGGGCAAGCGGAGAAGGTGCGGCGGTGGTGCCGCGTCCCCTCGAACCGCCTGACCGTGATCCGTAACAGCGCGCGGCTCGGCGCGTTCGAGCGCGTGGACCCCGGTGCGCGTGCCCGTCTGGTCGGGTTCTTCGGGCACGACACGGGCGTGTCGCAGATCATTGTCGGTGCGGGTCGGTTCAGCCCCGAGAAGGGGTTCGGTGTACTGGTCGAAGCCGCGCGATCGATTATTGCCGAGAGCCCCTCGACCGGTGTGGTGCTGTTCGGCGAGGGCCAGTTGCGCGGGGAACTGGAGCACCGTATCGCGGAACTCGGGTTAACCGGCCGCGTCGTGCTCCCGGGCTTCCGCACCGATCTCGATGCGCTCATCAGTAATGCCGACGTGGTCGTGCTGCCGTCGTACACCGAGGGCCTGCCCAACGTCGCGCTCGAGGCGAGCGCCGCGGGCGTGCCGGTCGTCGCGACCGCGGTCGGCGGTACCCCCGAAGCCATAGCTGATAACATCAATGGGTTCCTCGTCCCGCCGGGTTCCCCGGCGGACCTCGCGAACAAAGTCGGTGAACTGCTCCGCGACGCGCCCCTCCGCGCCCGCTTCGGCGCCGCCGGGCGCGCCCGAATGCGCGAGCTGTTCACCTTTGAGGCACAAGCGACGGCGTACCTTCGATTACTCAACACCTTGCGTCCCACACCCGCCGAAGTCGTCGCTTGA
- a CDS encoding CPBP family glutamic-type intramembrane protease produces the protein MNSVERPDADISATPNTSGIAFRAVPWHLNHALVGLVPLIAIILVASIGTLAQAVPLVGRLIALVFAQVWSVAYPLALARRYGWRPRFSVQPRRIVIEALIAVPIMCAVWVSLALGYVAWSALFGEPPQGTNPLESAGRTTHPMFLLLITVLAVVAAPVTEEVLFRGMVYRAFCRSTVRFIALVIQAAVFGLFHWSYGPTHVVTIGVMGLALALVYDLRKTLLTPIFCHGLHNATVFAVFFLTTWTPNPPVLGINGTPHENGMLVTHVTPDSGAGAAGIRTGDVLHSVNGWGIQTTQHVRDAIRDNKPGDRVPVKYIRNGELHGALVLLRGRQELSPE, from the coding sequence GTGAACTCCGTCGAACGCCCAGACGCCGACATTTCGGCCACCCCGAACACGAGTGGGATCGCCTTCCGCGCGGTCCCGTGGCACCTCAATCACGCCCTCGTCGGTCTCGTCCCCCTCATCGCCATCATTCTTGTGGCTTCAATCGGTACACTGGCTCAGGCGGTCCCGCTCGTCGGTCGTTTGATCGCCCTTGTATTCGCCCAGGTCTGGTCGGTCGCGTACCCGCTCGCGCTGGCCCGGCGCTACGGGTGGCGCCCGCGGTTCTCAGTTCAGCCGCGCCGGATCGTGATCGAAGCTCTCATTGCCGTTCCGATTATGTGTGCCGTGTGGGTGTCCCTCGCGCTCGGTTACGTCGCGTGGTCCGCACTGTTCGGGGAGCCGCCCCAGGGGACCAATCCGCTCGAAAGCGCGGGTCGAACGACCCACCCCATGTTCTTGCTTCTGATCACCGTGCTGGCGGTTGTTGCCGCCCCCGTGACCGAAGAGGTTTTATTCCGCGGGATGGTGTACCGTGCTTTTTGCCGCTCAACAGTTCGCTTCATTGCGCTCGTGATACAGGCTGCGGTGTTCGGGCTCTTCCACTGGTCGTATGGCCCGACGCACGTCGTCACGATCGGGGTCATGGGGCTCGCGCTCGCACTCGTGTACGATCTCCGAAAAACACTCCTCACGCCGATCTTCTGTCACGGGTTGCACAACGCCACCGTGTTCGCGGTCTTCTTCTTGACGACATGGACGCCGAACCCACCGGTGCTGGGCATAAACGGCACTCCCCACGAAAACGGTATGCTCGTCACTCACGTCACACCGGACAGCGGGGCCGGAGCCGCCGGCATCCGAACGGGCGACGTGCTCCACTCGGTAAACGGCTGGGGCATTCAGACGACTCAACACGTCCGTGATGCGATCCGCGATAACAAACCCGGCGACCGAGTACCGGTCAAGTACATCCGCAACGGAGAGTTGCACGGCGCTCTTGTGCTCCTCCGGGGGCGCCAAGAGTTGAGCCCCGAATAG